The following coding sequences lie in one Vicia villosa cultivar HV-30 ecotype Madison, WI unplaced genomic scaffold, Vvil1.0 ctg.002029F_1_1, whole genome shotgun sequence genomic window:
- the LOC131637562 gene encoding uncharacterized protein LOC131637562 isoform X1 codes for MVSKAAIVLFIGLLGMVYQGTQLPPPNSDDSVNGGGNCDVVSSRIKLSDGRYLAYREMGVAKDKAKHSIVIVHGFGSSKDMNFPASQELIDELGVYILHYDRAGYGQSDPNPKRTLKSEALDIEELADQLQIGSKFYVIGVSMGSHATWSCLNYIPNRLAGVVMIAPTINYEWPSLPKSLVKDDYRRKLIKIAMWLAKYSPRLLHWWVTQTWLPSNSVIEKNPAFFNKRDIEILERIPGFPMLTKDMLRHQVVFDTLRGDWMIAFGKWEFDPMKLSNPFPDKNRTPVHIWQGYEDKVVPSQIQRFISEKLPWIQYHEVIDGGHLIVHYSGLGEAILKALLLGEEDTSYKPRSSISVS; via the exons ATGGTTTCAAAAGCAGCTATAGTGTTGTTCATAGGTTTATTGGGAATGGTTTATCAAGGAACTCAACTTCCTCCACCAAACAGTGATGATTCTGTTAATGGTGGTGGGAATTGTGATGTGGTTTCATCAAGGATTAAGCTTAGTGATGGAAGGTATCTTGCTTATAGAGAAATGGGTGTTGCAAAGGACAAAGCTAAGCATAGTATTGTTATTGTTCATGGATTTGGAAGCTCTAAAGATATGAACTTTCCAGCATCTCAG GAACTAATAGATGAACTAGGAGTATATATTCTGCATTATGATCGAGCTGGTTACGGACAAAGTGATCCAAACCCGAAACGCACACTGAAAAGTGAAGCACTTGACATTGAAGAACTTGCTGATCAGTTACAAATAGGATCAAAGTTTTATGTGATTGGAGTTTCAATGGGATCGCATGCTACTTGGAGTTGTCTCAACTATATCCCTAACAG GCTAGCTGGTGTGGTGATGATAGCACCAACCATCAACTATGAATGGCCTTCCCTTCCAAAGAGTCTTGTAAAGGATGATTATAGAAGGAAACTTATCAAGATAGCTATGTGGCTTGCGAAGTATTCCCCTCGACTGTTACACTGGTGGGTGACTCAAACATGGCTCCCTTCCAATTCTGTCATAGAGAAAAACCCAGCATTCTTCAACAAAAGAGATATTGAAATTTTAGAGAGAATTCCCGGGTTTCCAATGCTTACTAAG GATATGCTGAGGCACCAAGTTGTTTTTGACACTCTAAGGGGTGATTGGATGATTGCCTTTGGAAAGTGGGAATTCGATCCAATGAAACTTAGTAATCCATTCCCCGACAAAAACCGAACTCCGGTTCACATTTGGCAAGGCTATGAAGATAAAGTAGTTCCCTCTCaaattcaaagattcatttcagAAAAGCTACCATGGATACAATATCATGAAGTTATAGATGGTGGCCATTTGATTGTACATTATAGTGGCTTAGGTGAGGCAATTTTGAAGGCACTTTTACTTGGAGAAGAAGATACTTCATATAAACCTAGATCATCAATATCTGTATCTTGA
- the LOC131637562 gene encoding uncharacterized protein LOC131637562 isoform X2 — MVYQGTQLPPPNSDDSVNGGGNCDVVSSRIKLSDGRYLAYREMGVAKDKAKHSIVIVHGFGSSKDMNFPASQELIDELGVYILHYDRAGYGQSDPNPKRTLKSEALDIEELADQLQIGSKFYVIGVSMGSHATWSCLNYIPNRLAGVVMIAPTINYEWPSLPKSLVKDDYRRKLIKIAMWLAKYSPRLLHWWVTQTWLPSNSVIEKNPAFFNKRDIEILERIPGFPMLTKDMLRHQVVFDTLRGDWMIAFGKWEFDPMKLSNPFPDKNRTPVHIWQGYEDKVVPSQIQRFISEKLPWIQYHEVIDGGHLIVHYSGLGEAILKALLLGEEDTSYKPRSSISVS; from the exons ATGGTTTATCAAGGAACTCAACTTCCTCCACCAAACAGTGATGATTCTGTTAATGGTGGTGGGAATTGTGATGTGGTTTCATCAAGGATTAAGCTTAGTGATGGAAGGTATCTTGCTTATAGAGAAATGGGTGTTGCAAAGGACAAAGCTAAGCATAGTATTGTTATTGTTCATGGATTTGGAAGCTCTAAAGATATGAACTTTCCAGCATCTCAG GAACTAATAGATGAACTAGGAGTATATATTCTGCATTATGATCGAGCTGGTTACGGACAAAGTGATCCAAACCCGAAACGCACACTGAAAAGTGAAGCACTTGACATTGAAGAACTTGCTGATCAGTTACAAATAGGATCAAAGTTTTATGTGATTGGAGTTTCAATGGGATCGCATGCTACTTGGAGTTGTCTCAACTATATCCCTAACAG GCTAGCTGGTGTGGTGATGATAGCACCAACCATCAACTATGAATGGCCTTCCCTTCCAAAGAGTCTTGTAAAGGATGATTATAGAAGGAAACTTATCAAGATAGCTATGTGGCTTGCGAAGTATTCCCCTCGACTGTTACACTGGTGGGTGACTCAAACATGGCTCCCTTCCAATTCTGTCATAGAGAAAAACCCAGCATTCTTCAACAAAAGAGATATTGAAATTTTAGAGAGAATTCCCGGGTTTCCAATGCTTACTAAG GATATGCTGAGGCACCAAGTTGTTTTTGACACTCTAAGGGGTGATTGGATGATTGCCTTTGGAAAGTGGGAATTCGATCCAATGAAACTTAGTAATCCATTCCCCGACAAAAACCGAACTCCGGTTCACATTTGGCAAGGCTATGAAGATAAAGTAGTTCCCTCTCaaattcaaagattcatttcagAAAAGCTACCATGGATACAATATCATGAAGTTATAGATGGTGGCCATTTGATTGTACATTATAGTGGCTTAGGTGAGGCAATTTTGAAGGCACTTTTACTTGGAGAAGAAGATACTTCATATAAACCTAGATCATCAATATCTGTATCTTGA